In Chrysiogenia bacterium, one genomic interval encodes:
- a CDS encoding HAMP domain-containing protein, translated as MNINSMRTKFMLPIVALAVASLMMSVAVALIFQDTLQEKFREKAQIIGANIKLNVDDLQRLGFLTLPELNEISNIVPRIISDAQARDISYWAILTPDAKVIFYGRLEEGADGRIVASDDRAILQVMEKNPDLRKKFVERALAKGESESRIEDEVIVLHDDDTDEDYLNIRFTLTDPTSDDPIGALVLGIPERLINAEIMPIWYAAGVFVLVAAMIAVFVGVMQNRVVGRPIEGMVSLATRIADGDLTYRTEEMSDDEIGQLSQSLNGMAMRIQEIFREMLTATEQLATSAQNFSDGIKNMAGNSESQFAKTKEMTVAIEEMAASVQLVYENSQRTRELATSANNSATKGGEVVAQTQRSMQSVERIVTESASTIRELGARSEEIGKIIDVIKEISGQTNLLALNAAIEAARAGEHGRGFEVVAEEVRKLAEKSRQSTLQITAIIGDITDDTNQAVIVMESATREVSDGAGHANRTREVLDEIVASNANVLDMTNAMAEAAQQQSRVSDEVAVAVTDISRAAKDVSDQAEELAHTVENLFELAENVRNMVGRFRI; from the coding sequence ATGAACATCAACAGCATGCGCACGAAATTCATGCTCCCAATTGTGGCGCTGGCCGTGGCCAGCCTGATGATGAGCGTCGCGGTGGCACTCATCTTCCAGGACACGCTTCAGGAGAAGTTCCGTGAGAAGGCCCAGATCATCGGCGCGAACATCAAGCTCAACGTCGACGACCTGCAGCGCCTTGGTTTCCTGACGCTGCCCGAACTCAATGAAATCAGCAACATCGTGCCGCGCATCATTTCGGACGCGCAGGCCAGGGACATCTCGTACTGGGCGATTCTGACTCCCGACGCGAAGGTGATTTTCTACGGTCGCCTTGAAGAAGGTGCCGATGGAAGGATCGTCGCGAGCGACGACCGCGCCATTTTGCAGGTGATGGAGAAGAACCCCGACCTGCGCAAGAAGTTTGTCGAGCGCGCGCTTGCCAAGGGCGAGAGTGAGTCGCGGATCGAGGACGAAGTCATTGTTCTGCATGACGATGACACTGACGAAGACTACCTGAACATCCGCTTTACCCTGACCGATCCCACCAGCGACGATCCCATCGGCGCGCTGGTCCTGGGCATTCCCGAGCGGCTCATCAATGCCGAGATCATGCCGATCTGGTACGCGGCAGGCGTATTCGTGCTGGTTGCGGCAATGATCGCCGTGTTTGTCGGTGTCATGCAGAATCGCGTGGTGGGCAGGCCGATCGAGGGAATGGTGTCCCTGGCAACGCGCATTGCCGACGGCGACCTGACCTATCGTACAGAGGAGATGAGCGACGACGAGATCGGGCAGCTCTCCCAGTCGCTCAACGGCATGGCCATGCGCATCCAGGAAATTTTCCGCGAGATGCTCACCGCCACCGAGCAGCTTGCCACCTCGGCGCAGAACTTCTCCGACGGCATCAAGAACATGGCCGGCAATTCCGAGAGCCAGTTTGCCAAGACCAAGGAAATGACCGTCGCCATCGAGGAAATGGCCGCCAGCGTGCAGCTCGTCTATGAGAACTCCCAGCGCACGCGCGAGTTGGCCACCAGCGCGAACAATTCGGCGACCAAGGGCGGTGAGGTCGTTGCCCAGACCCAGCGTTCCATGCAGAGCGTCGAGCGCATCGTGACCGAGTCGGCGTCTACCATCCGCGAACTCGGTGCGCGTTCCGAGGAGATCGGCAAGATCATCGATGTCATCAAGGAAATCTCGGGACAAACCAACCTGCTTGCCCTCAACGCTGCCATCGAGGCTGCTCGTGCCGGAGAACACGGCCGCGGCTTCGAAGTGGTCGCCGAGGAAGTGCGCAAGCTGGCCGAGAAGTCGCGCCAGTCCACGCTGCAGATCACCGCGATCATCGGCGACATCACCGACGATACCAACCAGGCGGTCATTGTCATGGAATCGGCGACCCGCGAGGTCTCCGACGGCGCCGGACATGCCAACCGCACACGCGAGGTGCTCGACGAGATCGTGGCCAGCAATGCCAACGTGCTCGATATGACGAACGCCATGGCCGAGGCTGCCCAGCAACAGTCGCGTGTCTCCGACGAAGTCGCCGTTGCGGTGACCGACATTTCGCGCGCTGCCAAGGATGTCTCCGACCAGGCCGAGGAACTCGCGCACACGGTTGAGAATCTGTTCGAACTGGCCGAAAACGTACGCAACATGGTCGGCCGGTTCCGCATCTAG
- a CDS encoding ParA family protein: MAHILAIANQKGGCGKTTTAVNLAAGLALRGKRVLLVDLDPQSNASMSFGIDIESAHVTIHELLTRRDLGIEYGIFRKGALHIVPSRPQLAVLEGGEHAVAPTRLAELLGGTASQYDFIVIDAPPSIGRLTELALSAAKWVIVPVDVGYYALVGIRQLLAKLEGARRHNPAVDILGFLVTHFDARNNLSRQVAEKIEESFPGKLFESAVHSTVRLREAPGHHMTIFEYDKSGRAAEDYLTLTDEVVERCER, translated from the coding sequence ATGGCTCACATTCTTGCCATCGCAAATCAGAAGGGCGGCTGTGGGAAGACCACGACGGCGGTGAACCTGGCCGCCGGGCTGGCCCTTCGCGGCAAGCGTGTATTGCTGGTGGATCTCGATCCCCAGTCGAACGCCTCCATGTCCTTTGGCATCGACATCGAGAGCGCGCACGTGACCATTCACGAGCTGCTCACGCGCCGGGACCTCGGGATTGAATACGGCATCTTTCGCAAGGGAGCGCTGCACATCGTTCCTTCCCGCCCGCAACTGGCGGTGCTCGAGGGCGGCGAGCACGCCGTTGCGCCCACGCGGCTGGCGGAATTGCTGGGTGGTACCGCCTCACAGTACGATTTTATCGTGATTGACGCGCCGCCCTCGATTGGAAGGCTCACCGAACTGGCACTTTCCGCGGCAAAATGGGTGATCGTGCCCGTCGATGTGGGTTACTATGCACTGGTAGGAATCCGCCAACTGCTGGCCAAGCTCGAAGGCGCCCGGCGGCACAACCCCGCCGTGGACATCCTCGGCTTTCTGGTGACCCACTTCGATGCGCGAAACAACCTCTCGCGTCAGGTTGCCGAAAAGATCGAGGAGAGCTTTCCGGGCAAGCTCTTTGAGAGCGCCGTGCACTCGACGGTTCGACTGCGAGAGGCGCCGGGACACCACATGACGATCTTTGAATACGACAAAAGCGGACGTGCCGCCGAAGACTACCTGACCCTGACCGACGAGGTCGTGGAGAGGTGCGAGCGATGA